CATAGGCAGTCCCAAAATTTTGGATCTAATCTTTAACGGATGACATTTCCAGATGTCAGGGAACTCTGCGGGCCTTTGTAAAAGAGCGGACTTTCAGCGTCCTCTGTGGAAGTAGTGCTGAACCTAGCTCTAAAACACAAGTCAGCAAACAGAGAAAATAATTTTTCTGCTCCTGTAGTGTTATGCCGAGGCTTCGCTGGATGAAATGTTGAAGCATATCAATTATTTGTAAGATGTACTGCCCTTATGTTGAAGTCACATACGTAGCACATCAAAGATGTCACGGTAGAATGTGACGATCTCCCGACTACTCGTCGATCCGTTTCTAGCACTTCTGTGTCGAGCTTGGTACCCCCTCAATGACAGGTTTCAACGGTTTTCGCACTTAGAGCTGATCAGCGTTCCGTCCACATTCTCATGTCGCAAAGTTAAACTCAATACCAGTTAATTAAACTGTAAAGCCCTCTCACACTACCGAACGATATTTCTCGAAGCTTCCACAGTAAGAATCCAAAGGTGATCTTAGTTTAAACATGACATCTGAATTCACTTTGCGTGGCTGCGAACTTCTGATTCCAAACAAGAATATCTGAAAACATTTACCGTTGACATCGTTCCCCCGTTCGTGAATGAGTGCCCTCTGAGAGCCCTTCCTTCTGGCGTGCTTTCCCAGACTTCCTCACGTTCTTCCATCTCGATCATATTTCCCATTCTGTCATGTTATTGGCAGTGATAGATACGCTGGGACCTTAAAGCGCACGCTTAGCAGGACTTTTGAGTTCAAGTTCACTTTAGAGAGCCTTAACAGGTAAGGCTCATGCATCGACGACGCGCTGAGATGATGGCTAAACGGTAGCAAATAGTGGTTTGTATTATCAGTCACGTACCTGATGCACATCTCGCAACTTGCCCATCGAGCAGTCCGCTGTACACTGAATTTCAGAGGATCGCGGATAAGTGGCCATGTCAGTGTCATCTACGGCACAGTTTTGATACATTTGAAGCGGTTGTATCATTTGCCAGGACTCGAGAAACGTACACCCATATAGCACTCGCGCTGTGCTAAACCATGCAAAGACTCAGCCTCCGTCAGTCCCATCGAGGCTTCGTGTTACATCGATTCCGGCCATGTTCTGCCTTCGGCAGAGCCACTATATTACCATATGACGCAACCAGCACCAGCACCTTCGGTTCAGCATAGGCTATGATATCGGCACTGATTGATTAGCATATCATGCTCACTATGAGCTCGTTAAAAGCGCCTTTTTGCCTCCAGGAAATGCAGTACTATAGTTCATCAAAGAAGGTGGgagatcttttcagaaCCAAAAGTCCATTTAAGGTCCGTGTTATGGGAGTAAAAGGATATAGCACGGTCTTCACCGACATATCTCATTACTAAGCAGGCATCGAGGATGTTGAAAGTGTGGTTCTTCTGTTACGGATATTTCACCTATAAGAGGACTGTAGTTTGCCACCCATTATACACTACAGTCTCATGCCCGACATAAGGATCACATTACAATGTCAAATTCGCCTAAAATCGTCTACGGGGGATACCCATTCGGTACACTTCCCCATGAGGAGTCATCCAAAATAGTTGAAGCTTTGAACAAGAATGGTATCAAAGAAGTGGATACCGCCAGAATTTATCCAGGAAGCGAGAAAGCCATCGGTGAGCTACACTTACCTGAGCAATTTGTGATAGACACCAAGGCTAGAGGATTTTCTGATGGTAGCTTGACGAAGAAAGGAATTCAAGAATCAATTGCAGAGTCGCTTGGTTTACTAGGAGTTGAAAGTGTCGAAATTTTCTATCTTCACTGTCCCGACCGCGATACAGAAATCGAGGAAACTATTGATGCGATCAACGAATTGCACCAACAAggaaagttcaagaagtttggtctttcaaactttccGGCCAAGGACGTCGAGCAAGTATACAACTACGCCAAGAGTAAGGGTTACGTTCTACCAACCGTTTACCAAGGTAATTACAATGCCGTGGCTCGTagatctgaatctgagctgtttcctttgttgagaaagctcAACATCGCTTTTTATGCATATTCTCCTATTGCCGGAGGGTTCTTAGCAAGGAGcgttgatgatatcaagaacGGCGAAGGTAGATTCGATCCAAACACTCCTGTTGGGCAGATCTATCTCAAGTTGTACAGCAGGCCCGCACTTTTGACAGCGCTTGATGAGTGGGACAAATTGGCACAGAAGGTGGGCACATCAAAAGCTCGTCTGGCCTACAGATGGGTTGTGCATAATTCGGTACTCTCTGGCAAATTTGGAGACGCCGTTATTATTGGAGGCAGGAACGCTGATCAAGTTACTGACACTGCAGAAGCCATCTCTGAGGGTCCTTTACCCGCAAATATTGTCTCTGAGATAGACAAGCTATGGGAGAAAATTAAAGATGAAGCACCTCTTGATAATTACTCGTTCTGACTGAATTGAGACAATTAGATATAAGGCAGCTGACCTTATTCGCTATTTAGATCTACTCTTGACCAGAGTTGTCTTTAAGTTTGCTTGTCTTTCTGTGAAGCGAAAGGCTCTTGTTTTAAAATAGTCTCCGCTCTCTTTATTTTAAGCGTACGATTCCTTCTGATTCCCCAACAATGACTCGATCTAGATCCAGTTGAAAGGCCAACTTTATGGCCGATTCCTTCGCTGGACTCAATATATTGCATATATACTGTGCCAATTCAAAACCAACTTCCCACTCAAATCGTAATCTGGTAAAACTTATTTATCGCGACATATCTGTAGCATAGTATATTGGTTCAGAGAACTAGCTTTTAATCTGAGCAACACTATAGTCCAAGCTTCAGTCCCAatcatttgaactgcaAGGAATCAAGGTTTAGCTTATAACAAGATGCAGAAAGGAAAGCAAGCTCCCCCGAGATGGCTGGGTTCTGACCAATAAGACTTGTGGGGAACCCGATATCAAAGGGAACAACACTCTCGAGGTAGCTGACTTGTTCTGGAGTCAGCTTGATCGATAAAGCTGCAATGTtatctttcaaatgctcaACCTTTCTGCCTCCCACAAGCGGGAAGACGTTGGTTCCTTTGGACCTGATATACGCAAGAGCAATAGCTGTCACGGACTGCGTGCCATGTTCTTTGGCAactttctccaaagcagAACTGATCTTCACTTCCAACTCTGTCTGCTCAGGAGGCTGACCAAACGACCGCAATTTCTCTCCACGCTTTTTACGCTCCTCGATGGATTCTTTGCTCTGGAACCTTCCCCCACCAAGAACGTCCCAGGGCACGAGCGCCATACCGAAATGCTTGGCCATTGGAAGGATCTCTCGTTCGAAATCTCTGAGCATAACGTTCCATCTGCCTTGATAAACACTGAACGGAGTCTTACCGTGCGACACAGCGTAATAGTTAGCGGCAGACACGACCCATGCTGGTGTGTCAGAAGCTCCTAGGTACAAAACTTTACCCTGCTGCACCAGAACGTGCAAGCTATCCATCAACTCCTCTATCGAAGTCATATGGTCCCACCAGTGAACATACAGGATATCGATCCAGTCCgtcttcagcttcttcaaggagtcGCGCACACTTACGTGCAGACTGCGCCTATTGTTTCCATAAAAATTCGCACTCCTGCCTTTGCCCACTTCGTAGGATTTGTAATCGGCTGTAAACTTTGTAGCGATCACCAGCTGGTCGCGAACTTTCCTAGACTCCATCCATTCGCCAAGCCAAGCTTCGGACTCTTCATTCTGGTAGTTGTTCGCCGTGTCGATAAAGTTCCCACCCGCTTCGTAGTATGCGTCTAGCAATTTAAAGCTACTCTCCTTGTCCATTGATCCCACAGCCTCAGACCATGCTTCCCCAATCGACATAGCTCCAAAGACCAAAGGAGAAACTTTGATGCCAGCGGTTTTCGACAAAAGGTTTAAGCGGCCCAACTCTGTAGGAGGTTCAGGTGCGGGTGCAAACAACTCAGACATGATGAAATGGTTCGGAAGCTTCTGAGTGATTGGATGGTCTTCTCTCGGAGTACGCCAAGCTCTATCGACTGCTGAGACGTATCCTTTTATATGATTTTCATCGAAACATAATCTCTCAAAAACCTCTAAGGGGTGGACAACAACGCTCGTTCAGCAGCCTTCTTTTTACCTGGGAGGTTCGATTTCACAGCCTCTGGTAATATAACGTCACTAAGCAGTTATTAGTAATCAGTTATTGTTAGTAGCCTGTATTCCTTGATCTGTTACAACTAATCTTGGCAAGCGTCAAACCCCCGCTAAAATCGTTCCGCGGAACTGCGCATTGTGCAACTTCAGCCTACAGTAACTACGGGTATCAAATCGAGAGCACGCGCGGGGGCAATGCTCAAAGTAATACTAAACTTTACTAAGCGACTGTAGGTGGCTTAGAGGTTGAATGTCTTCGATTAGGATACGAACTGACCTCGCCAGCTAACTTAAGTTGTAAAATCAGGCGGCACCTTGATTGGCCAAGCCAGTAATAACCAGAGTATCGCATAGGGCAAAAGGCGCTGTCATAGGAGTCgcatttttcagctctctGGGAAACGCAATCCTTCAAAATTACTT
The nucleotide sequence above comes from Torulaspora globosa chromosome 6, complete sequence. Encoded proteins:
- a CDS encoding aldo/keto reductase family protein, with protein sequence MSNSPKIVYGGYPFGTLPHEESSKIVEALNKNGIKEVDTARIYPGSEKAIGELHLPEQFVIDTKARGFSDGSLTKKGIQESIAESLGLLGVESVEIFYLHCPDRDTEIEETIDAINELHQQGKFKKFGLSNFPAKDVEQVYNYAKSKGYVLPTVYQGNYNAVARRSESELFPLLRKLNIAFYAYSPIAGGFLARSVDDIKNGEGRFDPNTPVGQIYLKLYSRPALLTALDEWDKLAQKVGTSKARLAYRWVVHNSVLSGKFGDAVIIGGRNADQVTDTAEAISEGPLPANIVSEIDKLWEKIKDEAPLDNYSF
- a CDS encoding aldo/keto reductase, whose product is MSELFAPAPEPPTELGRLNLLSKTAGIKVSPLVFGAMSIGEAWSEAVGSMDKESSFKLLDAYYEAGGNFIDTANNYQNEESEAWLGEWMESRKVRDQLVIATKFTADYKSYEVGKGRSANFYGNNRRSLHVSVRDSLKKLKTDWIDILYVHWWDHMTSIEELMDSLHVLVQQGKVLYLGASDTPAWVVSAANYYAVSHGKTPFSVYQGRWNVMLRDFEREILPMAKHFGMALVPWDVLGGGRFQSKESIEERKKRGEKLRSFGQPPEQTELEVKISSALEKVAKEHGTQSVTAIALAYIRSKGTNVFPLVGGRKVEHLKDNIAALSIKLTPEQVSYLESVVPFDIGFPTSLIGQNPAISGELAFLSASCYKLNLDSLQFK